One genomic window of Cricetulus griseus strain 17A/GY chromosome 3, alternate assembly CriGri-PICRH-1.0, whole genome shotgun sequence includes the following:
- the LOC100755794 gene encoding dynein light chain 1, cytoplasmic, translated as MCDRKAVIKNADMSEEMQQDSVECATQALEKYNIEKDIAAHIRKEFDKKYNPTWHCIVGRNFGSYVTHETKHFIYFYLGQVAILLFKSG; from the coding sequence ATGTGCGACCGGAAGGCGGTGATCAAAAATGCAGACATGTCGGAAGAGATGCAACAGGACTCGGTGGAGTGCGCTACTCAGGCGTTGGAGAAGTACAACATAGAAAAGGATATTGCGGCCCACATCAGGAAGGAGTTTGACAAGAAGTACAACCCCACCTGGCACTGCATTGTAGGGCGGAACTTCGGTAGTTATGTGACACATGAGACCAAACACTTCATCTACTTCTACCTGGGTCAGGTGGCCATTCTTCTGTTCAAATCTGGTTAA
- the Lipt2 gene encoding putative lipoyltransferase 2, mitochondrial isoform X2 has protein sequence MHAAALAMLLPAVRLMWLGQARYSELLALQEQWLRRLQADPRPGAPSETEAGALLLCEPAGPVYTGGLRGGLTPEETTRLRALGAEVRATGRGGLATFHGPGQLLCHPVLDLRRLGLRLRTHVAALEACAVRLCELRGLQGARARPPPYTGVWLGERKICAIGVRCGRHITSHGLALNCSTDLTWFEHIVPCGLVGTGVTSLSEALQRLITVDEVMPSFLVAFQETFKCTLISEDSPS, from the exons ATGCACGCCGCAGCCCTTGCAATGCTACTGCCCGCGGTCCGGCTAATGTGGCTCGGCCAGGCTCGTTACTCCGAGCTGCTGGCACTGCAGGAGCAATGGCTGCGACGGCTACAGGCTGACCCTCGTCCGGGGGCCCCATCGGAGACCGAGGCGGGCGCTCTCTTGCTCTGCGAGCCAGCAGGGCCCGTGTACACGGGCGGGCTACGCGGCGGCCTGACGCCGGAGGAAACTACGCGGCTGAGGGCCTTAGGCGCCGAGGTGCGCGCCACCGGCCGCGGCGGCCTGGCCACTTTCCACGGCCCGGGCCAGCTGCTCTGCCACCCTGTGCTTGACCTGCGGCGTCTAGGCCTGCGCCTGCGCACCCACGTGGCGGCGCTGGAGGCGTGCGCTGTGCGCCTGTGTGAGCTCCGAGGCCTGCAAGGAGCCCGCGCGCGGCCGCCACCCTACACCGGTGTCTGGCTGGGCGAGCGCAAGATCTGCGCGATCG GAGTCCGCTGTGGAAGGCACATCACATCCCACGGCCTGGCTCTGAACTGTTCTACAGACCTCACTTGGTTTGAGCACATTGTGCCCTGTGGACTGGTTGGGACAGGAGTCACTTCCCTGAGTGAGGCACTCCAGAGACTCATCACTGTGGATGAAGTAATGCCATCTTTCCTTGTGGCCTTCCAGGAGACTTTCAAGTGCACATTAATCTCTGAGGATAGCCCCAGCTGA